In Methanobacterium sp., the sequence TACTGATGGCCTCGGCTACTCTGGGGTGAGCGTGTCCCACGTTGTTTACTGCAATCCCTGCTAAGCAGTCAATGTAAGGACGTCCTTCTACATCCCATACTACAGCCCCCTTACCTTCTTTAAGGGCTAGAGGCTGGCGACCATAGGTTTGCATTACATATTCCTTATCCTTAGCCATTATTTCTTCTGTATTCATATTATCACCTGTGTAAATGTAATTATAATCATTTTTATGTCTCCTAAGCATCTTTGCACTTAGTATTATTTTAAGCGATATAATGAATTATGGTTAAATACATTATAAGCATTATCTATCCTCTAACTAGGGAAATGATTAAATATGGTTAAAAACACACCGGATGGATATATATTTGATAGTGGAAATTATTTAATCATCACAATGGAATCCTAATTGAACTGGGTATGGGGAAGGAAAACTCTTATGAACAATCAAAAAACTATTTTATACATTGGATCGGCAATTCTCTTAATTATTGGTGCCTATACAGCTTACATGGGACAGACATCCCAGGGAGTAATCTGGTTCATTTTAGGTGTTATTTTCCTTTCAATCTCACCCCAGCTGGGACGCCCCATTAAAGCGGTGAAAGTAAGAAAAAGAATTGTCTTACTGTGTGCTATCATCTTACTTGGAATTGGAGCATACATGTTCTATGCAGGGGAGTTTTTAGCAGGAATAGCATGGGCAGTTGCAGGAATCCTTGGCTTGTTGATTTCATTCATGTTGGTGGGTCAAAAAGGAGTTTTAGACCCTCAATAGCTTTTTAATTCCCATTTAATCCTATAATCTTCTCATCACATATAATCTCCATCATTTTTATTTATCCTGGAGGGGTGTGAATTGTTAATTTTATTAAACATTTATTAACTGGGAAATAGTGAACTTTTCTTGGTGAATCTTATGAAAAAAGCAATTATTGAAACTGATAAAGGAAACATTGAATTAACCCTTTTTGAAAAGGAAGCCCCAAACACCGTGGCTAACTTTGAAAAACTGGCTAGCAGCGGATATTATGATGGATTAACGTTCCACCGTGTTATCCCAGATTTTGTAATTCAGGGCGGATGTCCCAAGGGCAATGGGACTGGTGGGCCGGGCTACACAATAAAATGTGAGATAAACCCCCACAAACACGGAATCGGCGCTCTTTCAATGGCCCACGCTGGTAAAGACACTGGTGGCAGTCAATTTTTCATCACCCACTCCCCCCAGCCACACTTAGATGGTGTGCACACTGTCTTTGGTAAAGTGGTTAAGGGAATGGAAGTGGTTAATGCCATTAAACCCGGCGACGTGATGAATAAAGTCACAGTTACCGATGAATAATTAATTTTTATTTTTTCCTCTTTCTATTTTTCTTTGCTTTTTTCTATTTTTATGTATTATGGATTTCA encodes:
- a CDS encoding peptidylprolyl isomerase, which translates into the protein MKKAIIETDKGNIELTLFEKEAPNTVANFEKLASSGYYDGLTFHRVIPDFVIQGGCPKGNGTGGPGYTIKCEINPHKHGIGALSMAHAGKDTGGSQFFITHSPQPHLDGVHTVFGKVVKGMEVVNAIKPGDVMNKVTVTDE